GACATAGGGATGGCGCACGACCTCGAGCAGTTTCGTCCACAGCGCCATGTCGCCACCCTCGGCCGCAACGAGCGCCGCCTCGACAAGGTGGTTGCGCGGGATATAGAGCGGGTTGACCGCATCCATGGCGGCCGCCCGCTCGACCGGTCCCGTGGCCTCGTGCTCCAGCCCGGCCCACCAGTCCGCGATCCACCCCGCCATCGCATCGGGCTCGGGCAACAACGCTTCCATCATCGCCGCGTCGCCGCGCAGCAGCATCGCGAGGGCGCGGAAGAAGGAAGTGAAATCGACGTGCAACCGTTCAAGTTCGCCGAACAGCCCGTCGATCAGATCGGCGTCGGCATCCTCGGCGCTGGCGAGGCCGAGCTTCAGGCGCATCCGCGCGAACCACGCGGCGCGGAACCGCTCGGGGATCGCCGTCACCAACTCCTTTGCGCGTTCGACATCCTCCGGATCGACCGCATGGATCGCGGGCAGCAGTGCCTCGGCGAAGCGCGCCATGTTCCAGTGCATGATCTGCGGCTGGCGCCCATAGGCATAGCGGCCGTTGGCGTCGATCGAACTGAACACCGTATCGAGTGCAAAGCGGTCCATGAAGGCACAGGGGCCATAGTCGATCGTCTCACCGCTGATCGCGACATTGTCGGTGTTCATCACGCCGTGGATGAAGCCGAGCCCCAGCCAGTGCGCGACCAGCTTGCATTGCAGGCCGACGACGCGGTCGAGTAGCGCCAGATGCGGGTTCGGCGCGCCAGCGAGCTCGGGAAAATGGCGGCGGATGCAGTAATCCGAAAGCTGGACGACATGATCGGCGCCGAAATGTGCGGCAAAGAACTGGAAAGTGCCCACGCGGATATGGCTGCTCGCGATGCGCGTCAGCACCGCGCCGGGGTGGGCGCGCTCGCGCTGCACCCGGTCGCCGGTCGCGACGGCCGCGAGCGAACGTGTCGTCGGCACGCCCATCGCCGCCATCGCCTCCGACACCAGATATTCGCGCAGCACCGGGCCGATCGCCGCCTTGCCGTCGCCGTTGCGCGAGAAAGGCGTCGGGCCCGATCCCTTGAGCTGGACATCGAATCGCGCCCCGTCCGGCGCCACGATCTCGCCGAGCAGCAGCGCGCGCCCGTCGCCGAGCTGCGACGAGAAATGACCGAACTGGTGCCCGGCATAGGCAAAGGCGAGCGGGTTGGCGCCGCCGGGAATATCCTGCCCCGAGAAGATCCCGGCGAGCAGGGCGTCACTCTCCCGCGCGACATCGAGCCCCAGCCTGTGCGCGAGCGCGTGGTTGAAGATCAGCAGCGCGGGAGCGGAAGGTTTCGCAGCCTCGGCCGGCGCATAAAAACCTTCCATCGCGTCGTGAAAGCTGTTGTCGAAGGCAAAATTCATGGCGCCTTGTCGAGCCTCGACGCCATTTATGCAAGGTCGCAGGCGGGCGTCGCCTCCGCGGACAGAGGCGACGCCGCAATCCTATCCGTCGATATCGAGTTCCAACGCGAGGCGACCGCTGAGGTCACGCTGCGCCGGTTCCTGAAGCGGATGAAAACGGGCACCCTGGATATCGCGGAACGCGCGTTCGATCGGCGAACTTTTGTAGAAGGCGCCGCCGCCGGCAAGCTCCATCGCCAGTTCGACGGTGCGGGTCGCGGCACGGCCGACAACCGTCCGCCCGGTCATCACATAGCTCGTCGTGGCCGGCCCCGGCTCGGCCGTTTCCGCTGCTGCGATCATCGCATCGAGCGCGGTTTCGGCGGTCCACAAGCTGTTCTGCATCTCGCCCGCAAGCGCGATGAGTCCCGCATTCGCGGGCTTCCGCCGCGCCACCGCCAGCGCCGCATCGCGCGCCGCTTCGGCGACGCCGACATAGGCCGAATAGATCAGCGGAAAGGCGATCATGCTGATGATGTGGAACAGCGGGTGCCATTTGCCCTGTGGCCGCCGCCCCGAAACCGCGGCATCGGCGAGGAAAGCACCCTTGATCTCGACATCGTGCGAGCCCGTCCCGCGCATCCCCATCGCATCCCAAGTATCGAGGACGGTGACCCCCTCGGCCGCGAAAGGCAGTGCGAAATGCAGCACCGTCGGGCCGGCCTCAGGGTCGTCGTAGACCGCGCTCGACATCAACAGGTCGCCCGCTGGCGAACCGCTCGAGAAAATCTTGCGCGCATCGATGCGGAAACCGCCATCGACCCTTGTTGCCGTGCCCGCGCTTTGCAGCCAGTCGGACCCGCCGCTCGACACGAGGACGAGATTCTCGGCCGCGACGCGGCGGAGCAACCCGTCGGTCGGCGCCTGCTGGCGCTCCCAGCGCCACACGGCCGCTGCGACGAGGTGGCAATGCATCGAGAAGGCGAGCGCGGTCGAGCCGCAGCGGGTACCGATCCGGCGCACGATGGCGCAAAGCGTCCGATAGTCGAGCCCGTCGCCGCCAAGGTCGACGGGCACCGCCGCGCCGATCAGTCCGGCTTCGCGGAGCAATGCGAAATTTTCGGCGACGAAGCGCCCTTCGCGGTCATGGGCGGCCGCGCGGGCGCCGATCTGTTCGCCAATCCGGTCGGCGATATCAAGCCAATCCTGCATCGTCTTCGTCTTGGTAGCGATAAGCATGTGGTCATCTCCTGAGCAATGATGCTGGCGATGCTCATGTCGATCCGCTGTGGCGGCGGATAGTTCAGGAACTGAATCGACCCGATACAGAAACTGAACTCGCGCCGTCCGCGACTCATGCGGTATATATAGTCCGGGAGGATCATATCATGGCGAACGCCAGTTACGGCCAATTCTGCCCCGTCGCGATGGCGGCCGAGATACTCTGCACGCGCTGGACCATCGTCCTCGTCCGCGAACTCGCGGCAGGATCGACCCGTTTCAATGACTTGCGCCGCGGCGTGCCGCGCATGTCGCCGGCCCTCCTCTCGCAGCGGCTGAAGGATCTCGAAGCGGCGGGCATCGTCTATCGCGCCCCGGTTGCGCGGGAATCGGGGGTGTTCGACTATCGGCTGACCCGCGCCGGACAAGAGCTGGCTCCCGTCGTCGAGGCGTTCGGCATATGGGGAAAGCGCTGGATCGACGGCGACCTGTCGCTCACCCGGCTCGATGTCCAGCTCTTGATGTGGGACATGCGCCGCGGCGTCGATCTCGACCCGATGCCCGACCGCAAGGTGGTCGTCCAGTTCCGCTATCCCGAACTCGCCGCCGATCGCCGTTCCTGGTGGCTGGTCGTCGAACCCGGCGCCGAGACCGAACTTTGCTCGGTCGACCCCGGCTGGGATATCGATCTTTACGCCTCGACCGACCTGGCACGATGACCGCGATCTGGATGGGCTATGACGACGTGACGGCGGCGATCGAGGAGCAGCGCTTTCTGCTCACCGGCGACGCCGGCCTCGCCGCGAGCATCGAGGCATGGCTCGGTCTCAGTCCCTTTGCCAGGACCGCACCGGCGCAGCGCGGCG
The Sphingopyxis macrogoltabida genome window above contains:
- a CDS encoding acyl-CoA dehydrogenase family protein, producing MLIATKTKTMQDWLDIADRIGEQIGARAAAHDREGRFVAENFALLREAGLIGAAVPVDLGGDGLDYRTLCAIVRRIGTRCGSTALAFSMHCHLVAAAVWRWERQQAPTDGLLRRVAAENLVLVSSGGSDWLQSAGTATRVDGGFRIDARKIFSSGSPAGDLLMSSAVYDDPEAGPTVLHFALPFAAEGVTVLDTWDAMGMRGTGSHDVEIKGAFLADAAVSGRRPQGKWHPLFHIISMIAFPLIYSAYVGVAEAARDAALAVARRKPANAGLIALAGEMQNSLWTAETALDAMIAAAETAEPGPATTSYVMTGRTVVGRAATRTVELAMELAGGGAFYKSSPIERAFRDIQGARFHPLQEPAQRDLSGRLALELDIDG
- a CDS encoding winged helix-turn-helix transcriptional regulator, with the protein product MANASYGQFCPVAMAAEILCTRWTIVLVRELAAGSTRFNDLRRGVPRMSPALLSQRLKDLEAAGIVYRAPVARESGVFDYRLTRAGQELAPVVEAFGIWGKRWIDGDLSLTRLDVQLLMWDMRRGVDLDPMPDRKVVVQFRYPELAADRRSWWLVVEPGAETELCSVDPGWDIDLYASTDLAR
- a CDS encoding protein adenylyltransferase SelO, which translates into the protein MNFAFDNSFHDAMEGFYAPAEAAKPSAPALLIFNHALAHRLGLDVARESDALLAGIFSGQDIPGGANPLAFAYAGHQFGHFSSQLGDGRALLLGEIVAPDGARFDVQLKGSGPTPFSRNGDGKAAIGPVLREYLVSEAMAAMGVPTTRSLAAVATGDRVQRERAHPGAVLTRIASSHIRVGTFQFFAAHFGADHVVQLSDYCIRRHFPELAGAPNPHLALLDRVVGLQCKLVAHWLGLGFIHGVMNTDNVAISGETIDYGPCAFMDRFALDTVFSSIDANGRYAYGRQPQIMHWNMARFAEALLPAIHAVDPEDVERAKELVTAIPERFRAAWFARMRLKLGLASAEDADADLIDGLFGELERLHVDFTSFFRALAMLLRGDAAMMEALLPEPDAMAGWIADWWAGLEHEATGPVERAAAMDAVNPLYIPRNHLVEAALVAAEGGDMALWTKLLEVVRHPYVARAGWEAFAEPAPKDSAPYTTFCGT